Proteins from a genomic interval of Quercus lobata isolate SW786 chromosome 11, ValleyOak3.0 Primary Assembly, whole genome shotgun sequence:
- the LOC115967440 gene encoding uncharacterized protein LOC115967440 yields MNFAASLCRRLSVRDLVSNVPVYNSASEVTGDGLSLMFRRWATKKSAGSTKNGRDSKPKNLGVKKFGGERVIPGNIIVRQRGTRFHPGDYVGIGKDHTLYALKEGCVKFERNKLTGRKWVHVEPKDGHVLHPVYAEAGAPNLQTAA; encoded by the exons ATGAATTTTGCAGCTTCTTTATGCAGAAGACTAAGTGTTAGGGATCTGGTTTCCAATGTTCCTGTTTACAACAGTGCTAGTG AGGTTACTGGAGATGGATTAAGTTTGATGTTTAGGCGTTGGGCTACCAAAAAGAGTGCAGGATCTACAAAGAATGGACGGGATTCAAAACCTAAGAATCTTGGGGTGAAAAAATTTGGTGGAGAG AGAGTAATACCTGGCAATATCATTGTACGCCAGCGTGGCACCCGTTTCCATCCAGGAGACTATGTTGGAATAGGGAAGGATCACACCCTTTATGCTCTGAAAGAAGGCTGTGTCAAGTTTGAACGAAACAAGCTCACTGGACGCAAATGGGTACATGTTGAGCCCAAGGATGGTCATGTGCTTCATCCTGTGTATGCAGAAGCTGGGGCTCCGAACCTACAGACAGCTGCTTAA
- the LOC115968556 gene encoding transcription termination factor MTERF2, chloroplastic — MLSCPLHQHSHSLLLHHRPNTTISSSLRRTHNSKSTSLLLRHLSQPQPQPQPQPQDHAAPAPTPLDEKEKVELLELSLVTKRTPQFPGSIYVQSPSDPDVHTSLPPLQTLFQTHTNDSDEEDEEDNDLIMRALEIRRKVTAEIFKESMRRKGKFGITYATNLTRRLSDFIDYVMVEAAAMKRLPDFSESTFNFRAKTVIDDSRVVPLIRWLKHNSVSYPKIGKLICMSRGKIESIRRVIEWLKSIHVKGEFLGVALTKSGGNILDRSNEELDEIVNYLESNGVRMDWMGYVVGRCPQLLSYNMEEVRARVGFFLDMGMNEKDFGTMVFDYPRVLGYFTLEEMNEKVSYLKEFGIGTEEVGKLIAFKPQLMGCSIEEKLKPLVKYLYYHGISRDGMKRILMSKPIVFCIDLETTIVPKVRFLQDIGIRDDAIGNMLVKFPSLLTCCLYKKIRPVVIFLMTRAGVNEKDIGKVIALGPELLGCSISKKLEVSVKYFMSLGIRYRQLGGMIADFPMLLRYNVDVLRPKYRYLRRTMVRPLEDLIEFPRFFSYSLDDRIIPRHKILVEKQINLKLRYMLACTDEEFDKKVEAIVKRRQRFEAGLLVDTLSETGLLEEDLSDSQATDDPVESTKLSESESI; from the exons atgcttTCATGTCCACTCCACCAGCACTCCCACTCTCTCCTTCTCCACCACCGCCCAAACACCACCATCTCCTCCTCTCTCCGCCGCACACACAATTCCAAATCCACCTCCCTCCTCCTCCGCCACCTCTctcaaccacaaccacaaccacaacctcaACCCCAAGACCACGCTGCCCCTGCCCCTACTCCTCTCgacgaaaaagaaaaagtagagcTTCTAGAACTCTCTCTCGTCACCAAACGCACCCCTCAATTCCCAGGCTCCATCTACGTTCAATCCCCCTCTGACCCAGATGTCCACACCTCTCTTCCTCCCTTACAAACCCTCTTCCAAACCCATACCAATGACAGTGacgaagaagacgaagaagacAATGACTTGATAATGCGAGCTCTCGAGATTCGACGCAAAGTCACTGCAGAGATTTTCAAGGAATCAATGAGAAGAAAAGGCAAGTTTGGAATCACTTACGCCACCAATTTGACTCGCAGGTTGTCTGATTTCATTGATTATGTTATGGTCGAGGCCGCCGCTATGAAACGCTTGCCTGACTTCTCGGAATCCACCTTCAATTTTCGTGCCAAGACTGTCATTGATGACTCTCGTGTTGTGCCACTCATCAG GTGGTTGAAGCATAATTCAGTGTCATATCCCAAAATTGGGAAGCTGATTTGCATGTCCAGGGGAAAAATTGAGTCAATAAGACGGGTAATTGAGTGGTTGAAGTCGATTCATGTAAAGGGAGAATTTCTTGGGGTTGCGCTCACAAAATCTGGAGGGAATATTTTGGACCGGAGCAATGAAGAATTGGATGAAATCGTTAATTACTTGGAGAGCAATGGAGTTAGGATGGATTGGATGGGTTATGTTGTGGGCCGGTGTCCGCAGTTGTTGTCTTACAACATGGAAGAAGTGAGGGCCCGTGTGGGGTTCTTCTTGGATATGGGTATGAATGAGAAGGATTTTGGAACAATGGTCTTTGATTATCCAAGGGTACTTGGCTACTTCACTTTAgaagagatgaatgaaaag GTTAGTTATTTAAAGGAATTTGGCATTGGTACTGAGGAGGTTGGCAAATTAATAGCGTTTAAGCCACAACTGATGGGCTGTAGCATTGAGGAGAAATTAAAACCTCTTGTTAAGTATCTGTACTACCATGGGATTTCCCGAGATGGTATGAAGAGAATACTTATGAGTAAACCAATAGTTTTCTGTATTGATTTGGAGACGACCATTGTGCCAAAG GTACGGTTTCTTCAGGACATTGGCATTCGAGATGATGCCATTGGCaacatgcttgtaaaatttcctTCATTACTAACATGCTGCCTCTACAAGAAGATCCGGCCAGTG GTCATATTCTTGATGACCAGAGCTGGAGTGAATGAGAAGGATATTGGGAAGGTTATAGCTTTGGGACCAGAGCTCTTAGGATGTAGCATATCGAAAAAGCTTGAGGTTAGTGTGAAATATTTTATGTCACTTGGCATACGTTATCGACAATTGGGTGGGATGATTGCCGATTTTCCCATGCTCCTCCGATATAATGTAGATGTCCTCCGTCCAAAGTATCGTTACTTGCGGAGAACTATGGTccggcctcttgaagatctgatTGAGTTTCCAAG GTTTTTCAGCTATTCTCTTGATGACCGAATAATACCAAGGCATAAGATTTTGGTTGAGAAGCAGATCAATTTAAAGCTGCGCTACATGCTGGCTTGCACTGATGAAGAGTTTGACAAAAAGGTCGAGGCTATAGTAAAACGGCGTCAAAGATTTGAAGCTGGTCTTTTGGTAGACACTCTCTCTGAAACTGGTCTTTTGGAAGAGGATCTGTCTGATTCGCAGGCAACTGATGACCCTGTCGAGAGTACGAAGCTTTCTGAAAGTGAGTCAATATAG
- the LOC115968713 gene encoding probable LRR receptor-like serine/threonine-protein kinase At2g16250, giving the protein MVDQRNIVSFWLLLLLFLLVLESTLEQSQTPSSGAERVALLELRSSLGLRSKDWPRKANPCLIWNGVTCQNGRVIGLNISGFQRTRIGRQNPQFSVNALANLTLLSSFNASNFLLPGPIPDWFGFQMAALQVLDLSSCSVNGAIPSSLGNLTNLTTLYLSHNNLTGQIPVSLGQLLGLSVLDLSRNSFTSSIPSSFASLRNLSVLDLSVNNLSGSIPSDIGTLVKLQYLNLSSNGLSSSIPRQLGNLSSLVDLDLSFNNLTGSVPEDLSGLRSLKNIIIGNNLLGGSLPASLFANLTQLESIVLRHSGFTGILPDVLWSMSNLRLLDVSGNNFTGMLPNSSSNVNATGVVLNISQNMLYGNLTAILRRFSVIDLSGNYFEGAVPDNALSNVSLDRNCLQNVPSQRTSAECSSFYAERGLSFDNFGLPNSVQPPPAAGSSGKSNRKTIILAAVFGGLGLLLLVAGLVVLLVCTRKRGATNQKGVDVGPVSAEGGAPTPGVVINFSSLGDAFTYQQLLQATGEFSDANLIKYGHSGDLFRGLLENGVPVVIKRIDLRTTTKRETYISELDFFSKASNTRLVPFLGYCLENEHEKFLVYKYMPNGDLSNSLFRKTDSEEDSLQSLDWITRLKIATGAAEGLCYLHHECTPPLVHRDVQASSILLDDKFEVRLGSLSEVCAQEGDTHQSRFTRLLRLPQSSEQGTSGSLTSVCSYDVYCFGKVLLELVTGRIGISASSDSQVKEWFENTLPYISMHDKELVTKIVDPSLIIDEDLLEEVWAMAIVALSCLNPKPSRRPLMRYILRALENPLKVVREENSGSARLRTTSSRGSWNAGVFGSWRHSTSDASGIPAASSSKAEGGSSLKQSATTGSQGSGQNGEHSSSRRRHSREIVPEPSDVQDIVRSNQD; this is encoded by the exons ATGGTGGATCAGCGAAACATAGTATCTTTTTGGttactattgttgttgtttttgttggtgtTGGAGTCTACATTAGAACAGTCACAGACACCGAGTTCAGGAGCTGAGAGAGTTGCTCTACTTGAACTCAGATCGTCCTTAGGGTTGAGAAGCAAGGACTGGCCTAGAAAGGCCAATCCTTGCTTGATATGGAATGGTGTGACATGCCAGAATGGTAGGGTCATTGGGCTAAACATTTCTGGGTTTCAAAGAACCCGAATTGGCAGGCAAAACCCTCAATTCTCAGTCAATGCCTTGGCCAATTTGACCCTTTTGTCATCGTTCAATGCTTCCAATTTCTTGCTTCCGGGCCCGATTCCCGACTGGTTCGGGTTTCAAATGGCTGCTCTCCAAGTGCTTGATCTTAGTTCTTGTTCTGTCAATGGTGCAATCCCTTCAAGTCTTGGAAATTTGACCAATTTAACTACTCTGTACTTGTCTCATAATAACCTCACTGGCCAAATTCCTGTTAGTTTAGGACAATTGCTAGGCCTTTCGGTTCTTGATCTTTCAAGGAACTCGTTTACTTCATCGATTCCCAGTTCATTTGCCTCACTCAGAAATCTTTCAGTTCTTGATTTGTCTGTGAATAACTTATCCGGGTCGATTCCCTCTGACATTGGGACCTTAGTGAAGCTTCAGTATTTGAATCTTTCCAGCAATGGTTTATCATCTTCGATACCTCGTCAGTTAGGGAACCTTAGTAGCTTGGTTGACTTGGATCTCAGTTTCAATAATTTGACTGGATCAGTGCCTGAAGATTTGAGTGGTTTGAGGAGTTTAAAGAACATTATAATTGGGAACAATTTGCTTGGTGGGTCGTTGCCGGCTAGCTTGTTTGCTAATCTGACGCAGTTGGAGTCCATAGTTCTGAGACATAGTGGTTTTACTGGTATTCTCCCTGATGTGTTGTGGTCAATGTCTAATTTGCGTTTACTTGACGTCTCTGGCAATAATTTCACTGGTATGCTGCCCAATTCTAGCTCGAATGTCAATGCCACTGGCGTAGTACTCAACATTTCTCAAAATATGCTCTATGGAAATCTCACGGCTATACTGAGAAGATTCAGTGTCATTGATCTTTCTGGAAACTATTTTGAAGGTGCTGTTCCAGACAATGCGCTTAGTAATGTGTCTCTTGACAGAAATTGCCTCCAAAACGTGCCGAGTCAAAGGACTTCAGCTGAATGCTCATCATTCTATGCAGAGAGGGGTCTGtcttttgataattttggacttccaaattccgttcaacCTCCTCCTGCAGCAGGAAGTTCTGGGAAGAGCAATAGAAAGACAATTATATTAGCTGCAGTTTTTGGGGGACTTGGTTTATTGCTCTTGGTGGCGGGGTTGGTAGTGTTGCTAGTATGCACCCGCAAGAGGGGTGCTACAAATCAAAAGGGGGTTGACGTGGGGCCAGTTTCTGCAGAGGGTGGTGCCCCAACTCCTGGAGTAGTGATTAACTTTTCCAGTCTAGGAGATGCATTTACATATCAGCAACTGCTTCAAGCCACAGGTGAGTTTAGTGATGCAAACCTCATCAAATATGGCCACTCAGGGGATCTTTTCCGTGGTTTATTGGAGAATGGGGTCCCTGTGGTTATCAAAAGGATTGATTTGCGCACAACAACTAAAAGGGAAACATACATTTCGGAATTGGATTTCTTTAGTAAGGCTTCAAATACAAGGTTGGTCCCCTTTTTGGGATACTGCCTAGAGAATGAGCACGAGAAGTTCCTGGTTTACAAATATATGCCAAATGGAGACTTGTCAAATTCCTTGTTTCGGAAAACAGATTCAGAGGAAGATAGTTTGCAGTCATTGGATTGGATAACAAGACTGAAAATTGCAACTGGAGCTGCGGAGGGTCTATGTTATCTGCATCATGAATGCACTCCTCCACTTGTGCACAG GGATGTTCAAGCAAGCAGTATACTTCTTGATGATAAGTTTGAAGTGAGGCTAGGGAGCTTGAGTGAGGTCTGTGCTCAAGAAGGGGATACTCATCAAAGCAGATTTACTAGGTTGCTGCGGTTGCCACA GTCATCCGAACAAGGCACTTCTG GTTCACTGACATCAGTGTGTTCCTATGATGTGTACTGCTTTGGTAAAGTGTTACTTGAGCTAGTGACTGGTAGAATTGGTATCAGTGCCTCGAGTGACTCCCAAGTTAAGGAATGGTTTGAAAATACGCTACCTTACATCAGTATGCATGACAAGGAACTGGTGACAAAAATTGTGGATCCATCTCTAATAATAGATGAGGATCTATTGGAGGAAGTTTGGGCCATGGCAATTGTTGCCTTGTCTTGCCTCAATCCAAAGCCTTCAAGGCGACCCCTCATGAGATACATCCTCAGGGCTTTGGAAAATCCTTTAAAGGTAGtcagggaagaaaattctggCTCTGCAAGGCTTAGAACCACTTCTTCTAGAGGGTCTTGGAATGCTGGTGTGTTTGGTAGCTGGCGTCATAGCACATCTGATGCTTCTGGTATTCCAGCAGCCTCTTCATCTAAAGCTGAAGGAGGCAGCAGTTTAAAACAGTCCGCAACTACCGGTTCACAAGGAAGTGGCCAAAATGGGGAGCATTCATCCTCACGCAGACGGCATTCCAGGGAGATAGTCCCGGAACCATCTGATGTTCAAGATATAGTGAGATCAAATCAGGACTAG